From Draconibacterium halophilum, one genomic window encodes:
- a CDS encoding L-histidine N(alpha)-methyltransferase, with protein MEKLTVQTEFMTDTAEGLSSRPKYLLSKYFYDDKGSNIFQDIMQMPEYYLTDCEQEILSLYKDEITNHFNNGSSPFDLIELGAGDGSKTKTILKHMVSQSVKFNYQPFDISKLTNNELEQSLNNELPELPVFPKTGDFFQLLKKQNGHAAIRKVILFLGSNIGNFSDDELHLFFTRLKEFTSPGDKLFIGFDLKKSPKIIRKAYDDPHGHTRKFNLNLLHRLNNELGADFNIDKFEQHTEYDPASGEVKSYLISMEEQVVYIKALKEQYELKQWEPIFMELSRKFDAESLENLAKEYDFIVEQNFTDLRNFFVDSLWIRK; from the coding sequence ATGGAAAAGTTAACAGTTCAAACCGAGTTTATGACCGATACCGCTGAAGGGTTATCGTCTCGTCCGAAGTATCTGTTGTCCAAATACTTTTACGATGACAAAGGAAGCAATATCTTTCAGGATATTATGCAAATGCCTGAATATTATCTGACAGACTGTGAACAGGAAATCCTTTCATTATACAAAGATGAAATTACGAATCATTTTAACAATGGCAGTTCTCCTTTCGATTTAATTGAACTGGGAGCTGGAGACGGGAGTAAAACAAAAACGATTTTAAAACACATGGTCTCACAATCAGTGAAATTTAATTACCAGCCGTTCGATATAAGTAAACTAACTAATAACGAATTGGAACAAAGCCTGAATAACGAATTGCCCGAACTGCCCGTTTTTCCAAAGACAGGAGATTTTTTTCAGCTTCTGAAAAAACAAAACGGACATGCTGCTATTCGAAAGGTTATCTTATTTCTTGGTTCCAATATTGGCAATTTTTCCGACGACGAACTTCATCTTTTTTTTACTCGGTTGAAAGAATTTACAAGCCCGGGAGACAAGCTTTTTATTGGGTTCGACCTTAAAAAGTCTCCCAAAATTATCAGAAAAGCTTACGACGATCCCCACGGACACACCCGAAAATTTAATCTAAATCTGCTACACCGGTTGAATAATGAACTTGGGGCCGATTTTAATATCGATAAATTTGAACAGCACACCGAGTACGATCCGGCAAGCGGCGAGGTTAAGAGTTATTTGATTTCGATGGAAGAACAAGTGGTTTATATTAAGGCGCTCAAAGAGCAATATGAACTAAAACAGTGGGAACCAATTTTCATGGAACTTTCCAGAAAATTCGATGCTGAATCTCTTGAAAATCTGGCGAAAGAATATGACTTCATCGTAGAGCAGAATTTTACTGACCTGCGCAATTTTTTTGTGGATTCGCTTTGGATTAGAAAATAA
- a CDS encoding sulfurtransferase gives MLDVRSSDAYNGWQMNNEVRKGHIKGAKSFPAKWTNYIDWIEIARSKGILPEHELVFYGNHESEAVNVASVFASAGYKNIHLYKYFQEEMATTKNLAMEHLPNYRNLVPAEWVKNLITNEKTINNDTNKVVICHAHYRNRDAYLSGHIPGAIDIDTLALESHETWNRRSPGELEKALLQHGITADTTVVLYGKFMFPNNDDPFPGSAAGDIGAIRCAWIMMYAGVKDVRVLNGGFQAWQDAGYDIATDDVKKVSEKNFGAKIPVHPELIVDIKRAKELLASDKGELVSVRSWPEYIGEVSGYNYIEKKGRIPGSVFGNCGSDAYHMENYRNVDHTTREFHEIKKQWETAGITPEKQLAFYCGTGWRGSEACYNAWLMGWPNISVFDGGWFEWSSDPANPYETGIPATIPAGVDEEVLKK, from the coding sequence GTGCTCGATGTTCGTTCTTCCGATGCCTACAACGGCTGGCAAATGAACAACGAAGTTCGCAAAGGACACATAAAAGGAGCAAAGAGTTTCCCCGCAAAATGGACCAATTACATCGATTGGATTGAGATTGCCCGTTCGAAAGGCATTCTTCCGGAGCATGAATTGGTTTTTTACGGCAACCACGAATCTGAAGCAGTGAACGTTGCTTCTGTTTTTGCAAGTGCCGGTTATAAGAATATACACCTTTACAAATATTTTCAGGAAGAGATGGCTACAACTAAAAACCTTGCCATGGAACATCTCCCCAATTATCGGAACCTGGTTCCGGCAGAATGGGTAAAAAATCTGATAACAAATGAAAAAACAATAAATAATGATACAAACAAAGTTGTGATTTGCCATGCGCATTATCGTAACCGAGATGCATATTTAAGTGGGCATATTCCGGGGGCAATTGATATCGACACGCTGGCACTTGAGAGTCACGAAACGTGGAACAGGCGATCTCCCGGGGAACTCGAAAAAGCACTGCTTCAACATGGAATAACCGCAGATACTACCGTTGTTTTATACGGAAAATTCATGTTTCCAAATAACGACGATCCATTCCCTGGGAGTGCAGCCGGCGACATTGGAGCCATTCGTTGTGCCTGGATCATGATGTATGCCGGGGTGAAAGACGTAAGGGTTTTGAATGGAGGTTTTCAGGCGTGGCAAGATGCCGGCTACGATATTGCAACAGATGACGTTAAAAAAGTATCGGAAAAGAATTTTGGTGCAAAAATCCCTGTCCATCCCGAACTGATAGTGGATATTAAGAGAGCCAAAGAATTGCTGGCTTCGGATAAAGGAGAACTGGTGAGTGTTAGAAGCTGGCCTGAATACATTGGAGAGGTGAGCGGCTATAATTACATCGAAAAAAAAGGGAGGATTCCCGGTTCGGTATTTGGAAATTGCGGATCGGATGCTTATCACATGGAAAATTACCGGAATGTTGATCATACTACACGCGAATTTCATGAAATAAAAAAACAGTGGGAAACGGCTGGAATCACACCAGAGAAACAGTTAGCATTTTATTGCGGAACTGGGTGGAGAGGCAGTGAGGCCTGTTATAACGCCTGGTTAATGGGATGGCCCAATATTTCTGTGTTCGACGGTGGATGGTTTGAGTGGAGTAGCGATCCGGCTAATCCTTATGAAACAGGAATTCCTGCAACTATTCCTGCCGGAGTGGATGAGGAAGTTCTAAAGAAATAA
- a CDS encoding PRC-barrel domain-containing protein, translated as MKRSLKELNKYSVQVIDGEKGKVKNFLFDEDTWIIRYLDIDMGNFFVEKRVLIPREQLDTPEWEDQNFPIKLTMKRIDASPDLEHDLPVSRRYEQDLAQNYDVVPYWPTDMALYPNRESIFTSNKIIRIPKNMNKEKNVDTSLRSFSEVHGYSIKSTDDNFGHLSDIIIDDLDWQIVYVVLDTKNIVPWSKQIILPIEFVEEINFQNQEIRIDLTKEVIKNAPEYDSSKVVDAGVENALYEFYK; from the coding sequence ATGAAGCGTAGTTTAAAAGAACTCAATAAGTACTCAGTACAAGTTATTGATGGCGAAAAGGGGAAAGTAAAAAATTTTCTTTTTGATGAGGACACGTGGATTATCAGATACCTTGATATTGACATGGGGAACTTTTTTGTAGAAAAAAGAGTGCTAATTCCGAGGGAACAATTGGATACGCCAGAGTGGGAAGACCAAAATTTCCCTATTAAACTCACCATGAAAAGAATTGATGCTTCTCCGGATTTGGAACATGATCTCCCGGTTTCAAGAAGATACGAGCAGGATCTTGCTCAAAACTACGATGTCGTTCCCTATTGGCCGACAGACATGGCATTGTATCCCAACAGGGAATCGATTTTTACCAGTAATAAAATAATCAGGATTCCTAAGAATATGAACAAGGAAAAAAACGTCGATACTAGTTTGCGTAGTTTCTCCGAAGTTCACGGATATTCCATAAAATCTACTGATGACAATTTTGGTCATCTTTCGGATATAATAATTGACGATTTGGATTGGCAGATTGTGTATGTGGTTTTGGATACCAAAAATATTGTTCCCTGGAGTAAACAGATTATTCTTCCCATCGAATTTGTCGAAGAAATCAATTTTCAGAATCAGGAAATTAGAATTGACTTAACAAAAGAAGTCATAAAAAACGCCCCTGAATATGATTCGTCAAAGGTTGTTGATGCAGGGGTTGAAAATGCATTATATGAATTTTACAAATAA
- a CDS encoding thiamine-binding protein produces the protein MSWRKNNINVAIQVLPEADGKVKYELVDKAIEAIQNSGYRYQVCPFETVVECKYDELPGLLDRIHAACGEAGTQRMLTNIKLQVNFEKNVAIEDKMEKYS, from the coding sequence ATGAGTTGGAGGAAGAATAATATAAATGTGGCCATACAGGTATTGCCCGAAGCAGATGGAAAAGTTAAATACGAGTTGGTTGATAAAGCAATTGAGGCCATTCAGAATTCGGGGTATCGCTACCAGGTGTGCCCTTTTGAAACGGTAGTGGAATGTAAATATGACGAATTGCCCGGTTTGCTGGATCGAATTCATGCTGCCTGTGGCGAAGCCGGAACACAGCGAATGTTGACCAATATAAAGCTTCAGGTAAATTTTGAAAAAAATGTTGCCATTGAAGATAAAATGGAAAAATATTCGTAA